From the Homo sapiens chromosome 1, GRCh38.p14 Primary Assembly genome, one window contains:
- the TCHH gene encoding trichohyalin, with product MSPLLRSICDITEIFNQYVSHDCDGAALTKKDLKNLLEREFGAVLRRPHDPKTVDLILELLDLDSNGRVDFNEFLLFIFKVAQACYYALGQATGLDEEKRARCDGKESLLQDRRQEEDQRRFEPRDRQLEEEPGQRRRQKRQEQERELAEGEEQSEKQERLEQRDRQRRDEELWRQRQEWQEREERRAEEEQLQSCKGHETEEFPDEEQLRRRELLELRRKGREEKQQQRRERQDRVFQEEEEKEWRKRETVLRKEEEKLQEEEPQRQRELQEEEEQLRKLERQELRRERQEEEQQQQRLRREQQLRRKQEEERREQQEERREQQERREQQEERREQQLRREQEERREQQLRREQEEERREQQLRREQEEERREQQLRREQQLRREQQLRREQQLRREQQLRREQQLRREQQLRREQQLRREQQLRREQEEERHEQKHEQERREQRLKREQEERRDWLKREEETERHEQERRKQQLKRDQEEERRERWLKLEEEERREQQERREQQLRREQEERREQRLKRQEEEERLQQRLRSEQQLRREQEERREQLLKREEEKRLEQERREQRLKREQEERRDQLLKREEERRQQRLKREQEERLEQRLKREEVERLEQEERREQRLKREEPEEERRQQLLKSEEQEERRQQQLRREQQERREQRLKREEEEERLEQRLKREHEEERREQELAEEEQEQARERIKSRIPKWQWQLESEADARQSKVYSRPRKQEGQRRRQEQEEKRRRRESELQWQEEERAHRQQQEEEQRRDFTWQWQAEEKSERGRQRLSARPPLREQRERQLRAEERQQREQRFLPEEEEKEQRRRQRREREKELQFLEEEEQLQRRERAQQLQEEEDGLQEDQERRRSQEQRRDQKWRWQLEEERKRRRHTLYAKPALQEQLRKEQQLLQEEEEELQREEREKRRRQEQERQYREEEQLQQEEEQLLREEREKRRRQERERQYRKDKKLQQKEEQLLGEEPEKRRRQEREKKYREEEELQQEEEQLLREEREKRRRQEWERQYRKKDELQQEEEQLLREEREKRRLQERERQYREEEELQQEEEQLLGEERETRRRQELERQYRKEEELQQEEEQLLREEPEKRRRQERERQCREEEELQQEEEQLLREEREKRRRQELERQYREEEEVQQEEEQLLREEPEKRRRQELERQYREEEELQQEEEQLLREEQEKRRQERERQYREEEELQRQKRKQRYRDEDQRSDLKWQWEPEKENAVRDNKVYCKGRENEQFRQLEDSQLRDRQSQQDLQHLLGEQQERDREQERRRWQQRDRHFPEEEQLEREEQKEAKRRDRKSQEEKQLLREEREEKRRRQETDRKFREEEQLLQEREEQPLRRQERDRKFREEELRHQEQGRKFLEEEQRLRRQERERKFLKEEQQLRCQEREQQLRQDRDRKFREEEQQLSRQERDRKFREEEQQVRRQERERKFLEEEQQLRQERHRKFREEEQLLQEREEQQLHRQERDRKFLEEEQQLRRQERDRKFREQELRSQEPERKFLEEEQQLHRQQRQRKFLQEEQQLRRQERGQQRRQDRDRKFREEEQLRQEREEQQLSRQERDRKFRLEEQKVRRQEQERKFMEDEQQLRRQEGQQQLRQERDRKFREDEQLLQEREEQQLHRQERDRKFLEEEPQLRRQEREQQLRHDRDRKFREEEQLLQEGEEQQLRRQERDRKFREEEQQLRRQERERKFLQEEQQLRRQELERKFREEEQLRQETEQEQLRRQERYRKILEEEQLRPEREEQQLRRQERDRKFREEEQLRQEREEQQLRSQESDRKFREEEQLRQEREEQQLRPQQRDGKYRWEEEQLQLEEQEQRLRQERDRQYRAEEQFATQEKSRREEQELWQEEEQKRRQERERKLREEHIRRQQKEEQRHRQVGEIKSQEGKGHGRLLEPGTHQFASVPVRSSPLYEYIQEQRSQYRP from the exons atgtctccacTTCTGAGAAGCATCTGTGACATCACTGAAATTTTCAATCAGTATGTCTCTCATGATTGTGATGGAGCAGCATTAACTAAGAAAGACCTGAAGAACCTCCTTGAAAGGGAATTTGGAGCTGTGCTTCGG AGACCACATGACCCTAAGACGGTAGATCTGATCCTGGAACTTCTGGATCTTGACAGTAATGGGCGTGTCGATTTCAACGAATTCCtcctatttattttcaaagtggCTCAAGCTTGTTACTATGCTCTCGGCCAGGCCACGGGACTGGATGAGGAGAAGCGAGCCCGGTGTGACGGAAAGGAGAGCCTGTTACAAGATCGCAGGCAAGAAGAAGACCAAAGGAGATTCGAGCCCCGGGACAGACAACTGGAAGAAGAACCTGGGCAACGACGCAGGCAGAAGAGGCAGGAACAGGAGAGGGAGCTAGCTGAGGGAGAGGAGCAAAGTGAGAAACAAGAGCGACTTGAACAGCGCGACAGGCAGCGCCGCGACGAGGAGCTGTGGCGGCAAAGGCAAGAATGGCAAGAACGGGAAGAGCGCCGTGCAGAGGAAGAGCAGCTGCAGAGTTGCAAAGGTCACGAAACTGAGGAGTTTCCAGACGAAGAGCAACTGCGAAGGCGGGAGCTGCTGGAGCTGAGGAGGAAGGGCCGCGAGGAGAAACAGCAGCAAAGGCGAGAGCGGCAAGACAGAGTGttccaggaggaagaagagaaagagtggAGGAAGCGCGAGACAGTGCTccggaaggaagaagagaagttgCAGGAAGAGGAGCCGCAGCGGCAAAGAGAGCTccaggaggaagaagagcagCTACGGAAGCTGGAGCGGCAAGAGCTGAGGAGGGAGCGCCAGGaggaagagcagcagcagcaaaggcTGAGGCGCGAGCAGCAACTAAGGCgcaagcaggaggaggagaggcgcgaGCAGCAGGAGGAGAGGCGCGAGCAGCAGGAGAGGCGCGAGCAGCAGGAGGAGAGGCGCGAGCAGCAGCTGAGGCGCGAGCAGGAGGAGAGGCGCGAGCAGCAGCTGAGGCgcgagcaggaggaggagaggcgcgaGCAGCAGCTGAGGCgcgagcaggaggaggagaggcgcgaGCAGCAGCTGAGGCGCGAGCAGCAGCTGAGGCGCGAGCAGCAGCTGAGGCGCGAGCAGCAGCTGAGGCGCGAGCAGCAGCTGAGGCGCGAGCAGCAGCTGAGGCGCGAGCAGCAGCTGAGGCGCGAGCAGCAGCTGAGGCGCGAGCAGCAGCTGAGGCgcgagcaggaggaggagaggcacgAGCAGAAGCACGAGCAGGAGAGGCGCGAGCAGCGGCTGAAGCGCGAGCAGGAGGAGAGGCGCGATTGGCTGAAGCGCGAGGAGGAGACGGAGAGGCACGAGCAGGAGAGGCGCAAGCAGCAGCTGAAGCGCGaccaggaggaggagaggcgcgaACGTTGGCTGAAGCtcgaggaggaggagaggcgcgaGCAGCAGGAGAGGCGCGAGCAGCAACTAAGGCGGGAGCAAGAGGAGAGGCGCGAGCAGCGGCTGAAGcgccaggaggaggaagagaggctcCAGCAGCGGTTGAGGAGCGAGCAACAACTAAGACGCGAGCAGGAGGAGAGGCGCGAGCAGCTGCTGAAGCGCGAGGAGGAGAAGAGGCTCGAGCAGGAGAGGCGAGAGCAGCGGCTGAAGCGCGAGCAGGAGGAGAGGCGCGATCAGCTGCTGAAGCGCGAGGAGGAGAGGCGCCAGCAGCGGCTGAAGCGCGAGCAGGAAGAGAGGCTCGAGCAGCGACTGAAGCGCGAGGAGGTGGAGAGACTCGAGCAGGAGGAGAGGCGCGAGCAGCGGCTGAAGCGCGAGGAGCCGGAGGAAGAGAGGCGCCAGCAGCTGCTGAAGAgcgaggagcaggaggagaggcgCCAGCAGCAACTAAGGCGCGAGCAGCAGGAAAGGCGCGAGCAGCGGCTGAAGCgcgaggaggaggaagagaggctcGAGCAGCGGCTGAAGCGCGAGCATGAGGAAGAGAGGCGCGAGCAGGAGCTAGCTGAGGAGGAGCAGGAACAGGCCCGGGAGCGGATTAAGAGCCGCATCCCGAAGTGGCAGTGGCAGCTAGAAAGCGAGGCCGACGCACGGCAAAGCAAAGTCTACTCGAGGCCCCGCAAGCAGGAAGGGCAGAGGCGCCGCcaagagcaggaggaaaagaggcGGCGCCGGGAGAGTGAGCTGCAATGGCAGGAGGAGGAACGGGCTCACCggcagcagcaggaagaggagCAGCGCCGGGACTTCACATGGCAGTGGCAGGCGGAGGAAAAGAGCGAGAGGGGCCGTCAGAGGCTGTCGGCCAGGCCCCCATTGCGGGAGCAGCGGGAGAGGCAGCTGAGGGCCGAGGAGCGCCAGCAGCGGGAACAACGGTTTCTcccggaggaggaggagaaggagcagcGGCGCCGCCAGCGACGCGAGAGGGAGAAAGAGCTGCAGttcctggaggaagaggagcagctcCAGCGGCGGGAGCGTGCCCAACagctccaggaggaggaggacggcCTCCAGGAGGATCAGGAGAGGAGGCGAAGCCAGGAGCAGCGCCGCGACCAAAAATGGAGGTGGCAactagaagaagaaaggaagagacgCCGCCACACGCTGTACGCCAAGCCAGCCCTACAAGAGCAGCTGAGGAAGGAACAGCAGCtgctgcaggaggaggaggaggagctacAGAGAGAGGAGCGCGAGAAGAGAAGGCGCCAAGAACAGGAGAGACAATACCGCGAGGAAGagcagctgcagcaggaggaagagcagCTGCTGAGAGAGGAACGGGAGAAAAGAAGACGCCAGGAGCGGGAAAGGCAATATCGGAAGGATAAGAAGCTGCAGCAGAAGGAAGAGCAGCTGCTGGGAGAGGAACCGGAGAAGAGAAGGCGCCAGGAGCGGGAGAAAAAATACCGCGAGGAAGAGGAGTTgcagcaggaggaagagcagCTGCTGAGAGAGGAACGGGAGAAGAGAAGGCGCCAGGAGTGGGAGAGGCAGTACCGCAAAAAAGACGAGCTGCAGCAGGAAGAAGAGCAGCTGCTGAGAGAGGAACGGGAGAAAAGAAGACTCCAGGAGCGGGAGAGGCAATATCGGGAGGAAGAGgagctgcagcaggaggaagagcagCTGCTGGGAGAGGAACGGGAGACGAGAAGGCGCCAGGAGCTGGAGAGGCAATATCGGAAGGAAGAGgagctgcagcaggaggaagagcagCTGCTGAGAGAGGAACCGGAGAAGAGAAGGCGCCAGGAGCGGGAGAGGCAATGTCGGGAGGAAGAGgagctgcagcaggaggaagagcagCTGCTGAGAGAGGAACGGGAGAAGAGAAGGCGCCAGGAGCTGGAGAGGCAATAtcgggaggaagaggaggtgcagcaggaggaagagcagCTGCTGAGAGAGGAACCGGAGAAGAGAAGGCGCCAGGAGCTGGAGAGGCAATACCGCGAGGAAGAGgagctgcagcaggaggaagagcagCTGCTGAGAGAGGAACAGGAGAAAAGGCGCCAGGAGCGGGAGAGGCAGTATCGGGAGGAGGAAGAGCTTCAGCGCCAGAAAAGGAAGCAGCGATACCGGGATGAGGATCAGCGCAGTGATCTGAAATGGCAGTgggaaccagaaaaagaaaatgcagttcGTGATAACAAGGTTTACTGCAAAGGCAGAGAGAATGAACAGTTCCGGCAGTTGGAAGATTCCCAGCTGCGCGACAGACAATCCCAGCAAGATCTGCAGCACCTGCTGGGTGAACAGCAAGAGCGAGATCGTGAGCAAGAGAGGAGGCGCTGGCAGCAGCGCGACAGGCATTTCCCAGAGGAAGAACAGCTGGAGCGAGAAGAGCAAAAGGAAGCCAAAAGGCGCGACAGGAAGTCCCAAGAGGAAAAGCAGTTgctgagagaggaaagagaagagaagagacgccgtcaagagacagacagaaaatTCCGCGAGGAGGAACAGCTGCTCCAGGAAAGGGAGGAACAGCCGCTGCGCCGCCAAGAGCGTGACAGAAAATTCCGCGAAGAGGAACTGCGCCATCAGGAACAAGGGAGAAAATTCCTCGAGGAGGAACAGCGGCTGCGCCGCCAGGAACGGGAGAGAAAATTCCTTAAGGAGGAACAGCAGCTGCGCTGCCAGGAGCGCGAGCAACAGCTGCGTCAGGACCGCGACAGAAAATTCCGCGAGGAGGAACAGCAGCTGAGCCGCCAAGAGCGTGACAGAAAATTCCGTGAAGAGGAACAGCAGGTGCGCCGCCAGGAACGAGAGAGAAAATTCCTGGAGGAGGAACAGCAGCTGCGCCAGGAGCGTCACAGAAAATTCCGCGAAGAGGAACAGCTGCTCCAGGAAAGGGAAGAACAGCAGCTGCACCGCCAAGAGCGTGACAGAAAATTCCTGGAGGAGGAACAACAGCTGCGCCGCCAAGAGCGTGACAGAAAATTCCGCGAACAGGAACTGCGCAGTCAGGAACCAGAGAGAAAATTCCTCGAGGAGGAACAGCAGCTGCACCGCCAGCAACGGCAGAGAAAATTCCTCCAGGAGGAACAGCAGCTGCGCCGCCAGGAGCGCGGGCAACAGCGGCGTCAGGACCGTGACAGAAAATTCCGCGAGGAGGAACAGCTGCGCCAGGAGAGGGAGGAACAGCAGCTGAGCCGCCAAGAGCGTGACAGAAAATTCCGTTTAGAGGAACAGAAAGTGCGCCGCcaggaacaagagagaaaattcaTGGAGGACGAACAGCAGCTGCGCCGCCAGGAGGGCCAACAACAGCTGCGCCAGGAGCGCGACAGAAAATTCCGCGAAGACGAACAGCTGCTCCAGGAAAGGGAAGAACAGCAGCTGCACCGCCAAGAGCGTGACAGAAAATTCCTCGAGGAGGAACCGCAGCTGCGCCGCCAGGAGCGCGAACAACAGCTGCGTCACGACCGCGACAGAAAATTCCGTGAAGAGGAACAGCTGCTCCAGGAAGGGGAGGAACAGCAGCTGCGCCGCCAAGAGCGTGACAGAAAATTCCGCGAAGAGGAACAGCAGCTCCGCCGTCAGGAACGAGAGAGAAAATTCCTCCAGGAGGAACAGCAGCTGCGCCGCCAGGAACTGGAGAGAAAATTCCGTGAGGAGGAACAGCTGCGCCAAGAAACGGAGCAAGAGCAGCTGCGCCGCCAAGAACGCTACAGAAAAATCCTAGAGGAAGAGCAGCTCCGTCCGGAAAGGGAAGAACAGCAGCTGCGCCGCCAGGAGCGCGACAGAAAATTCCGCGAGGAGGAACAGCTCCGCCAGGAGAGGGAGGAACAGCAGCTGCGCAGCCAAGAGTCTGACAGAAAATTCCGCGAGGAGGAACAGCTACGCCAGGAGAGGGAAGAACAGCAGCTGCGCCCCCAACAGCGTGACGGAAAGTATCGCTGGGAAGAAGAGCAGCTCCAACTTGAGGAACAAGAGcagaggctgcggcaggagcGAGACCGGCAGTACCGGGCGGAGGAGCAGTTTGCCACGCAGGAGAAGAGTCGTCGTGAGGAACAAGAACTATGGCAAGAAGAGGAGCAGAAACGTCGCCAGGAACGGGAAAGGAAATTACGGGAAGAACACATCCGCCGCCAGCAGAAGGAGGAACAGAGGCACCGCCAAGTCGGGGAGATAAAATCCCAAGAAGGGAAGGGCCATGGGCGGCTTCTGGAGCCCGGCACTCATCAGTTTGCCAGTGTCCCAGTGCGCTCCAGCCCTCTCTATGAGTACATCCAAGAGCAGAGATCTCAATACCGCCCTTAA